Genomic segment of Acidobacteriota bacterium:
GCTTGTCGTAGTCGCGCACGCTGATCCAGCGCGATTTCCACGGCTTGGTGTAGCCGAGGCGGAATCCGTAAGGATGTACCTTCTGTCCCATGATTATTTGTTCCTCGCTGCCAGCTTCTTCTTGCTCTTGCCGGCGGTCTTGCTCTTCGACTTCGGTGCGCTGGCCTCGGTCTGGTCGCTCACCACGGTGGCCTGTCCGTTCGCGCCCTTCTCCGCCAGCGCGATCTCGATGTGCGCGATGCGGCGCTGGTAGCGGAAGGCCCGGCCCATCGGCGCCGGCCGGATGCGCTTCATGCGCGGGCCCTCATTGGCGATCGCGCGCTTCACGTAAAGGTTGTCGAGATCGACGTCGAGACCCTTCTCCTGGCTCAGGTAGTTGGCATTCTCGATGGCCGAGCGCAACAGCTTCTGGATGTCG
This window contains:
- the rplV gene encoding 50S ribosomal protein L22; protein product: MEFRAEARYVRVSPQKARLVLELIKGRRVEEAMNTLTFTKKGIAPDIQKLLRSAIENANYLSQEKGLDVDLDNLYVKRAIANEGPRMKRIRPAPMGRAFRYQRRIAHIEIALAEKGANGQATVVSDQTEASAPKSKSKTAGKSKKKLAARNK